One window from the genome of Campylobacter concisus encodes:
- a CDS encoding NAD(P)H-quinone oxidoreductase subunit 3, producing the protein MSHSELESTYFGAFIILLLATCSFCLITFLSSKISKKLANRNTERLKLGFYECGPTTVKQPNKINIHYFFYGILFILFDVEVIFMYPWAVDFRLLGIFGLIEMLLFVAILLIGFAYAWQKGVFKWQSIR; encoded by the coding sequence ATGTCACATTCAGAGCTTGAAAGCACCTATTTTGGTGCATTTATCATACTTTTACTAGCGACTTGTTCATTTTGTTTAATAACATTCTTATCTTCAAAAATAAGTAAAAAATTAGCCAACCGCAATACCGAGCGCTTAAAACTTGGCTTTTATGAGTGTGGTCCAACCACCGTAAAACAGCCAAATAAGATAAATATCCACTACTTTTTTTATGGAATTTTATTTATTTTGTTTGATGTTGAAGTCATCTTTATGTATCCGTGGGCGGTGGATTTTAGGCTACTTGGAATTTTTGGACTAATCGAAATGTTACTTTTTGTGGCGATTTTACTTATCGGCTTTGCTTATGCTTGGCAAAAAGGAGTCTTTAAATGGCAAAGCATCAGATAA
- a CDS encoding NADH-quinone oxidoreductase subunit G, protein MKISIDDQILEADEGESILNIARANGIYIPALCYLSGCSPTLACRLCMVEANGKVVYSCNAKAKEDMQIYTNTPEIAAERNAIMQTYCVNHPIQCGVCDKSGECELQNLTTHLKVNEQKFAIADTHKPHKKWGLINYDPALCIVCERCVTVCKDRIGESALKTVPRGVEVPKELKESMPKDAYAVFSKMQKSLIGPSVGESLDCSFCGECISVCPTGALISSHFQYSTNIWELSPIPAANPHQSDCELIYYDVKEKSTSDRSKQIYRVSNDFTFGEISGAARFGYDFHNELACKNEEKFEEIVLNIKNGAIKNIKFNSFITNEEALILERLREKFDLNLINNEALNYQKFLNKFSEFSGLSSYNADYEDIKNSDFIISAGSFLRHESPVTSFKLNNALKMNKAAGIYFHHIADEIVKKYSKNFIYVTHEAGKLEQILLFILKNWGENLPAALQARLEKFDKSFGLEIATLCESKAKFTLILGSDFYTDENADLLAALTGVIARATPFRVMLIPPRTNSLGVAKICTLTSEKKPGKTLGYNENGDYKFSIFEGDIDASALNQQEGTFTSINNALVPTNVAIPHKGYFLNNIANALGLMAKNTIDYTPNLPKEKGYKGIKFDDLENFYANDGTSHRGYKLEISNFTPNDDIEPLLKDSKSIILKDDEALINLANPINLPSFFANYATQTAKRAKLYASSEFMAKFEISQNEAIILEKDEHKLAICVELDSELGGVAAYLGDYDDKLDVGVIFNGKSYAVVKIIKAKDE, encoded by the coding sequence ATGAAAATAAGCATAGATGATCAAATTTTAGAAGCAGATGAAGGCGAGAGCATCTTAAATATCGCAAGAGCAAATGGAATTTATATCCCAGCTCTTTGCTATCTTAGCGGCTGCTCACCAACTCTTGCTTGTAGGCTTTGCATGGTCGAGGCAAACGGTAAAGTAGTTTATAGCTGCAACGCCAAAGCAAAAGAGGATATGCAAATTTATACAAACACGCCAGAAATCGCTGCCGAGCGAAATGCGATCATGCAGACTTACTGCGTAAATCATCCGATTCAATGTGGCGTTTGTGACAAAAGCGGCGAATGTGAACTACAAAATTTAACCACACATCTAAAGGTAAATGAACAAAAATTTGCCATCGCTGACACGCACAAACCACATAAAAAATGGGGGCTAATCAACTACGATCCAGCTCTTTGCATAGTCTGCGAAAGATGTGTCACTGTTTGTAAAGATAGGATCGGCGAGAGTGCGCTAAAGACCGTACCAAGGGGCGTTGAAGTGCCAAAAGAGCTAAAAGAGAGTATGCCAAAAGATGCCTATGCTGTTTTTAGCAAGATGCAAAAAAGCTTAATAGGCCCAAGCGTGGGCGAGAGTTTAGACTGCTCATTTTGTGGCGAGTGTATCAGCGTTTGCCCTACTGGAGCACTTATTAGTTCGCATTTTCAATATAGCACAAATATCTGGGAGCTAAGTCCTATTCCAGCAGCAAATCCACATCAAAGCGATTGCGAGCTAATTTACTATGACGTAAAAGAAAAGAGCACTAGCGACAGAAGTAAGCAAATTTACCGCGTCAGCAATGATTTTACATTTGGCGAGATAAGTGGAGCAGCTAGGTTTGGTTATGACTTTCACAACGAGCTTGCCTGTAAGAATGAAGAGAAATTTGAAGAGATTGTTTTAAATATTAAAAATGGCGCGATCAAAAATATAAAATTTAATAGCTTTATCACGAACGAAGAGGCCCTTATTTTAGAGCGTTTAAGAGAGAAATTTGATCTAAATTTAATAAATAATGAAGCGCTAAATTATCAAAAATTTTTAAATAAATTTAGCGAATTTAGTGGGCTTAGCTCATATAACGCAGACTATGAAGATATTAAAAATAGCGATTTTATCATCAGTGCTGGCAGTTTCTTAAGGCATGAGAGTCCAGTGACAAGCTTTAAGTTAAATAACGCTTTAAAAATGAATAAAGCAGCTGGAATTTACTTTCATCACATAGCCGATGAGATCGTTAAAAAATATTCTAAAAATTTTATCTATGTAACGCATGAAGCTGGAAAATTAGAGCAAATTTTACTTTTTATACTTAAAAACTGGGGTGAGAATTTACCAGCAGCACTTCAGGCTAGACTTGAAAAATTTGATAAGAGCTTTGGCTTAGAGATAGCCACCCTCTGCGAGAGCAAGGCTAAATTTACGCTCATTTTAGGAAGCGATTTTTATACGGACGAAAATGCAGATTTACTAGCAGCACTTACTGGAGTGATCGCAAGAGCTACGCCGTTTCGTGTGATGCTAATACCGCCACGCACAAACTCACTTGGCGTTGCTAAAATTTGCACTCTTACAAGCGAAAAAAAGCCTGGCAAGACGCTTGGCTATAACGAAAATGGTGATTATAAATTTAGCATCTTTGAAGGCGATATCGATGCTAGCGCACTAAATCAGCAAGAAGGCACATTTACAAGCATAAATAACGCCTTAGTGCCAACAAATGTGGCGATACCGCACAAAGGTTATTTTCTAAACAATATCGCAAACGCGCTTGGACTAATGGCTAAAAATACGATTGATTACACGCCAAATTTACCAAAAGAAAAGGGTTATAAAGGCATTAAATTTGATGATTTAGAAAATTTTTACGCAAACGACGGCACAAGCCACAGAGGCTACAAGCTTGAAATTTCAAATTTCACACCAAATGATGATATAGAGCCACTTTTAAAAGATAGCAAGAGCATAATTTTAAAAGATGACGAGGCACTTATAAATCTTGCAAATCCTATAAATTTGCCATCATTTTTTGCGAACTATGCCACACAAACAGCCAAAAGAGCGAAGCTTTATGCAAGTAGCGAATTTATGGCTAAATTTGAAATTTCACAAAATGAAGCAATTATTTTAGAAAAAGATGAGCATAAGCTTGCCATTTGCGTGGAGCTTGATAGCGAGCTTGGCGGAGTCGCTGCGTATTTAGGCGATTATGACGATAAGCTTGATGTGGGGGTTATATTTAATGGCAAAAGCTACGCCGTAGTTAAAATCATAAAGGCAAAAGATGAATGA
- a CDS encoding NuoB/complex I 20 kDa subunit family protein produces the protein MAKHQINYAANGGLPVVLTTVDKLVQWGRSNSLWALSYGLACCAIEMMASGASRYDFDRFGTIFRASPRHSEVMIIAGTLTKKHAEFTRRLYDQMPEPKWVISMGSCANTGGMFNTYSTVQGVDRIIPVDIYIPGCAPRPETLQYALMMLQKKIRKQSAFRAQKPRKLDI, from the coding sequence ATGGCAAAGCATCAGATAAATTACGCTGCAAATGGCGGTTTGCCAGTAGTTTTAACAACAGTTGACAAGCTAGTTCAGTGGGGCAGGAGCAACTCACTTTGGGCACTTAGCTACGGGCTTGCTTGCTGTGCGATCGAGATGATGGCAAGTGGCGCTAGCAGATATGACTTTGATAGGTTTGGTACCATTTTTAGGGCTAGCCCAAGACACTCAGAGGTGATGATTATAGCTGGCACGCTAACTAAAAAGCACGCTGAATTTACAAGGCGCCTTTACGACCAGATGCCTGAGCCAAAGTGGGTCATCTCGATGGGTAGCTGTGCGAATACTGGCGGCATGTTTAATACCTACTCTACCGTTCAAGGTGTCGATAGAATAATACCAGTTGATATCTACATCCCAGGCTGTGCCCCGCGCCCAGAGACGCTTCAGTACGCACTTATGATGCTTCAAAAAAAGATAAGAAAACAAAGTGCATTTAGGGCGCAAAAGCCAAGAAAGCTAGATATATGA
- a CDS encoding NADH-quinone oxidoreductase subunit C yields the protein MREYKPKNDLQKKQYYSEKFYIAKQTPKEAANGSKFDEELAVLEQSGVQILSSYVEFDQLVLYVNSSENFKALEVLKGFGYEQLCELAAIDYIAQKGGYEVFYQLLSVSKNRRTRVKCFVKKDEMLKSVCELYKSANWAEREMYDLSGVLIKDHPNLKRLIMPDDWHSHPLLKSYPLVGDEAAKWYEVDKIFGREFREQIGEENRDPAFVNEKDTFGFSRVFDENEDYEYQEEGGVRFVKKAKFNQSQIVKERP from the coding sequence ATGAGAGAGTATAAGCCAAAAAACGACCTGCAAAAAAAGCAGTACTACAGCGAGAAATTTTACATCGCCAAGCAGACGCCAAAAGAAGCAGCAAATGGCTCTAAATTTGACGAGGAGCTCGCTGTTTTAGAGCAAAGCGGAGTGCAAATTTTATCTAGCTACGTGGAGTTTGACCAGCTTGTTCTCTACGTAAATTCTAGTGAAAATTTTAAAGCGCTTGAAGTGTTAAAAGGCTTTGGCTACGAGCAGCTTTGTGAGCTTGCGGCGATTGATTATATAGCGCAAAAAGGTGGATACGAGGTCTTTTATCAGCTTTTAAGTGTTAGTAAAAATAGGCGCACGCGAGTAAAGTGCTTTGTCAAAAAGGACGAAATGCTAAAAAGCGTCTGCGAGCTTTATAAAAGCGCAAACTGGGCGGAGCGTGAGATGTATGATCTAAGTGGCGTCTTAATCAAAGATCATCCAAATTTAAAGCGTCTTATAATGCCTGATGACTGGCACTCGCACCCACTCTTAAAGAGCTATCCGCTAGTTGGCGACGAGGCTGCTAAATGGTACGAGGTGGATAAAATTTTTGGGCGTGAGTTTAGAGAGCAGATCGGCGAAGAGAACCGCGACCCAGCCTTTGTGAACGAGAAAGATACCTTTGGCTTTTCACGTGTCTTTGACGAAAATGAAGACTATGAATATCAAGAAGAAGGCGGCGTGAGATTTGTCAAAAAGGCTAAATTTAACCAAAGCCAGATAGTAAAGGAAAGACCTTGA
- a CDS encoding NADH-ubiquinone oxidoreductase subunit E family protein yields the protein MRRVDLRHLKSEFLSALGQQIKASEAGEVIIFLFEIGDFSGVTKAVNLAYNLNCEVMNSLKFNQVDWVLTIKKGKI from the coding sequence ATGAGAAGGGTCGATCTTAGGCACTTAAAGAGTGAGTTTTTGAGCGCTCTTGGACAGCAGATAAAGGCTAGCGAGGCTGGCGAAGTGATTATATTTTTATTTGAGATAGGTGATTTTAGCGGCGTGACAAAGGCTGTAAATTTAGCCTATAATCTAAACTGCGAAGTGATGAACTCGCTTAAATTTAACCAAGTTGATTGGGTATTAACCATAAAAAAGGGCAAGATATGA
- a CDS encoding NADH-quinone oxidoreductase subunit J, with product MYESFAFYLFSALVLVSFSFSVFCKNALNAVSALAAGMVFISAIFFLLGVEFLGVVQIIVYTGAVVVLYAFAMMFFDSSKECEPKSSKKAKITIYLLSSFIALLLIFIFLAPIYSAKQEVVNSTLANLGNIEAVGILLFSKYLLAFEMCAIMLLVAMVAGIILIHKDLDAQSKFEEML from the coding sequence ATGTATGAGAGCTTTGCATTTTATCTTTTTAGCGCCTTGGTTTTAGTTAGTTTTTCTTTTAGCGTATTTTGTAAAAACGCACTAAATGCAGTCTCTGCGCTAGCTGCTGGCATGGTCTTTATCTCGGCTATATTTTTCTTACTTGGAGTGGAATTTCTAGGCGTAGTGCAGATAATAGTCTACACAGGTGCTGTGGTCGTTTTATACGCATTTGCGATGATGTTTTTTGATAGCAGTAAAGAATGTGAGCCAAAAAGTAGCAAAAAAGCAAAGATCACCATCTATCTTCTAAGCAGTTTCATAGCGCTTCTTTTGATATTTATCTTTTTAGCGCCGATTTATAGCGCTAAGCAAGAGGTGGTAAATTCTACCCTCGCTAATCTTGGCAACATCGAAGCGGTTGGAATTTTACTCTTTAGCAAGTATCTGCTAGCCTTTGAGATGTGCGCTATCATGCTACTTGTGGCGATGGTGGCTGGCATCATCTTGATACATAAAGACCTAGACGCGCAAAGCAAATTTGAGGAGATGCTATGA
- a CDS encoding NADH dehydrogenase → MKFNDLIAGKSLSIANLLSLSDKNLAKKIKEHEFKYISCIEDNELGGENLIRCEIGSISYVLALLCKYANLSCDEFFSELDDGLISGECNVGEEEFEELGEWIKDVKNIVIDDSFFTHPDKDAIFWLLEILGKNVILAGDCRKEFNDYHKIDELKELENFDGAVVYLNKNASDEIVGGVQFGIVAKAKDGDMLELKAKDFSVKAKFKLDHSLKGTVAIFGAKDFDGYAFKQVVVSK, encoded by the coding sequence ATGAAATTTAATGATTTAATAGCAGGCAAAAGCTTAAGCATCGCAAATTTACTAAGCTTGAGCGATAAAAATTTAGCAAAAAAGATAAAAGAGCATGAGTTTAAATACATCTCTTGCATCGAAGATAACGAGCTTGGCGGCGAAAATTTAATACGCTGCGAAATAGGCTCAATAAGCTACGTCTTGGCTCTTCTTTGCAAATACGCAAATTTATCTTGCGATGAGTTTTTTAGCGAGCTTGATGATGGACTGATAAGTGGCGAGTGCAACGTGGGCGAGGAGGAGTTTGAGGAGCTTGGCGAGTGGATAAAGGACGTTAAAAACATCGTTATTGATGATTCATTTTTTACTCATCCAGATAAAGATGCGATCTTTTGGCTACTTGAAATTTTAGGCAAAAATGTCATTTTGGCTGGTGATTGCAGGAAAGAATTTAATGATTATCACAAAATAGACGAGCTAAAAGAGCTTGAAAATTTTGATGGAGCAGTCGTTTATCTAAACAAAAATGCAAGTGATGAGATCGTAGGTGGCGTGCAATTTGGTATCGTAGCAAAGGCAAAAGATGGCGATATGCTAGAGCTTAAAGCAAAAGATTTTAGTGTGAAGGCAAAATTTAAACTAGACCATTCGCTAAAAGGCACAGTTGCGATATTTGGCGCAAAAGATTTTGATGGATACGCATTTAAGCAAGTAGTAGTTAGTAAATGA
- a CDS encoding cyclic peptide export ABC transporter, protein MLANLIKKNIYQISKIVLLTLLFSGLGVWTLSFINNELVSLKEFDTFVAVKFIVVLLLFFASAISANISLTNFGHKFIYELRYQSVKQILDTPNSVINEIGKAKIIASLNNDIKTITFAFMSATGFIQSLVFIICASIYLCVIAPKIFIFLSIWIGATLFINTLFMKKIHLYFKYSRVQDDALQKHYDDIVEGHRELSLNRARASVCFDELNFTGDKKRQNMVKADIYHALSDNFTNIMLLGSVGLCVFLCVAFDWASLQTALSISLTILFLRGSFMSMVGSIPAALSAKVSLEKIMSLNINKFKEGFKFDDSLSDNWQNIKIKDINFNYTHGKFSLKDVNLEIKRGEITFIIGKNGSGKSTLINLLCGLMRPSSGDIYLDSTKIDERNLQSYQAKISAIFADFYLFSQTLSHNGFASQSEIDELLALLEIDKKVSVIDNKLSTTQLSTGQRKRLSLLIAILEHRSILILDEWAADQDPLFKRKFYKEILPFLQSKGISIIAVSHDDSYFDVATRIILVKDGFVRELDEGERISAAKDAVEKIK, encoded by the coding sequence ATGCTTGCAAATTTAATCAAAAAAAACATCTATCAAATTTCTAAAATAGTGTTATTAACACTCCTATTTAGCGGACTTGGTGTCTGGACTCTTTCATTTATAAATAATGAGCTTGTAAGTTTAAAAGAATTTGACACCTTTGTAGCGGTTAAATTTATAGTGGTTTTGCTCTTATTTTTTGCAAGCGCTATCTCTGCAAATATATCGCTTACGAATTTTGGGCATAAATTTATCTATGAGCTAAGATATCAAAGTGTAAAGCAAATTTTAGATACGCCAAATAGCGTGATAAACGAGATCGGCAAGGCAAAGATCATAGCTAGCCTAAATAATGACATAAAAACGATCACATTTGCTTTTATGAGCGCTACTGGCTTTATACAAAGCTTGGTTTTTATCATCTGTGCCAGCATCTATCTTTGTGTAATCGCTCCAAAAATTTTTATCTTTTTATCCATTTGGATCGGTGCAACTCTTTTTATAAATACGCTTTTTATGAAAAAAATTCATCTTTATTTTAAGTATTCTAGAGTTCAAGATGACGCATTGCAAAAGCACTACGACGATATCGTAGAGGGGCATAGAGAGCTTAGTTTAAATAGAGCAAGGGCAAGTGTCTGCTTTGATGAGTTAAATTTTACAGGCGATAAAAAACGCCAAAATATGGTAAAAGCTGATATTTATCACGCATTAAGTGATAATTTCACAAACATTATGCTTCTTGGCTCAGTTGGTCTTTGTGTATTTTTGTGCGTAGCATTTGACTGGGCGAGCCTGCAAACTGCGCTTAGCATAAGTCTTACGATACTATTTTTAAGAGGCTCATTTATGAGCATGGTTGGCTCCATACCAGCTGCACTTAGCGCAAAAGTGAGTTTAGAAAAGATCATGAGTTTAAATATAAATAAATTTAAGGAAGGCTTTAAATTTGACGATAGCCTAAGCGATAATTGGCAAAACATAAAAATAAAAGATATAAATTTCAACTACACTCACGGCAAATTTAGCCTAAAAGACGTAAATTTAGAGATCAAACGCGGCGAGATAACATTTATCATCGGTAAAAATGGTAGCGGCAAAAGTACGCTTATAAATTTACTTTGCGGGCTAATGCGTCCAAGTAGTGGCGATATTTACCTTGATAGCACAAAGATAGATGAAAGAAATTTACAAAGCTACCAGGCAAAGATTAGCGCTATTTTTGCCGATTTTTATCTATTTTCACAAACGCTCTCTCATAATGGCTTCGCTAGCCAAAGCGAAATAGACGAGCTTTTAGCCTTACTTGAGATCGATAAAAAAGTAAGTGTCATAGATAATAAACTTAGTACCACGCAACTCTCAACCGGTCAGCGAAAGCGTCTAAGTCTTTTAATAGCTATTTTAGAGCACCGCTCTATCCTTATCCTAGATGAATGGGCAGCCGATCAAGATCCACTCTTTAAGCGAAAATTTTATAAAGAAATTTTGCCATTTTTACAAAGTAAAGGCATAAGTATAATCGCTGTTAGCCACGATGATAGTTACTTTGATGTAGCAACTAGGATCATCTTGGTAAAAGATGGCTTTGTGCGTGAACTAGACGAGGGCGAGCGAATAAGTGCTGCAAAGGATGCAGTCGAGAAGATAAAATAG
- the nuoH gene encoding NADH-quinone oxidoreductase subunit NuoH — protein sequence MNETLFFVLSTIIKAVVILAVMASLAGLATYAERKVLAYMQRRVGPDMVGPAGILQIVADMIKLFTKEDIVPANTNKFIFLIAPLISAIAAFAALAPVPFLPEFEIFGHTLRPILSDINVGILYIAGVASVCVFSPLAAGLASYNKFALISAARAVVSLLSFEIVAGMALLSVVMVTSSLSLVDINNYQKGIFGWLIFKQPLAFLLFLIASFVECNRTPFCLTENETEIVAGYGTEYSGMRWAMFFIGEYTNMIAASIIITILFLGGFNEFLFIPGALMIILKSSIVFFFFLWVRASWAHLRVDQLSAFCWKILLPLGILNIVITGFMLLI from the coding sequence ATGAATGAAACACTATTTTTTGTGCTAAGCACTATCATTAAAGCCGTGGTCATCTTAGCCGTCATGGCAAGCCTTGCAGGGCTTGCAACCTATGCTGAGAGAAAGGTACTAGCCTACATGCAGCGCCGCGTGGGACCTGATATGGTAGGGCCAGCTGGAATTTTACAGATAGTAGCTGACATGATAAAACTCTTTACAAAAGAGGACATCGTACCAGCAAATACGAATAAATTTATCTTTTTAATAGCTCCACTAATATCAGCCATTGCCGCCTTTGCAGCGCTTGCACCTGTGCCGTTTTTGCCTGAGTTTGAAATTTTTGGACATACATTACGTCCGATTCTCTCAGATATAAATGTTGGTATTTTATACATCGCTGGTGTTGCTTCAGTTTGCGTCTTTTCTCCACTTGCAGCAGGTCTTGCAAGCTATAATAAATTTGCATTAATTAGTGCAGCTCGCGCAGTAGTCTCACTTCTTAGTTTCGAAATAGTCGCTGGCATGGCTCTTTTAAGCGTCGTAATGGTAACTAGCTCACTCTCACTTGTGGATATAAACAACTATCAAAAAGGAATTTTTGGCTGGCTTATATTTAAGCAGCCCCTTGCCTTTTTACTCTTTTTAATAGCAAGCTTCGTAGAGTGCAATAGAACGCCATTTTGCTTAACAGAAAACGAAACAGAAATAGTAGCAGGCTATGGCACCGAGTATAGCGGCATGAGATGGGCGATGTTTTTCATCGGCGAGTACACAAATATGATCGCTGCTAGCATCATCATTACGATTTTATTTTTAGGTGGATTTAACGAATTTTTATTTATCCCAGGTGCTTTAATGATCATCTTAAAATCAAGCATTGTCTTTTTCTTTTTTCTTTGGGTAAGGGCTTCATGGGCACATTTAAGAGTTGATCAGTTAAGTGCATTTTGCTGGAAAATTTTACTTCCGCTTGGAATTTTAAATATCGTAATCACTGGCTTTATGCTACTAATCTAA
- the nuoD gene encoding NADH dehydrogenase (quinone) subunit D, giving the protein MSQSPNLLKPFFENLEFEQNDGKMILNFGPQHPSAHGQLKLVLELDGEKVVRAMPEVGFMHRGVEKMAENMTYQEFIPITDRVDYIASSANNYAFCAAVEKLCAIEVPRRAQIIRVMLLELNRISSHLLFLATHALDVGAMSVFLYAFREREYVLDLIEKYCGARLTHSSIRIGGVPLDLPDGWCEELLKFCEKFPSDITLYEDLLSENRIWQARLIDVGVVSKELALSSGCSGVMLRASGIARDIRKEEPYLIYDELEFDVPYATKGDCYARYLLYMKEMRECVKILKQCVSKYQTSNPAIIADAPEYVSASKEQIMSQNYSLMQHFVLITQGLKPPKGEIYFASESPKGELGIYINSDGSASPYRLKIRTPSFWHCAIYEDLLVGQYVADVATIIGSTNIILGEVDR; this is encoded by the coding sequence TTGAGCCAGTCACCAAACCTCTTAAAACCATTTTTTGAAAATTTAGAATTTGAGCAAAATGATGGCAAGATGATACTAAATTTTGGCCCACAGCACCCAAGCGCTCATGGTCAGCTAAAACTAGTGCTTGAGCTTGATGGCGAAAAGGTCGTGCGCGCTATGCCAGAGGTTGGCTTCATGCACCGAGGCGTTGAAAAGATGGCTGAAAATATGACCTATCAGGAATTTATCCCAATAACTGACAGGGTGGATTACATCGCCTCAAGTGCGAATAACTACGCATTTTGCGCAGCTGTGGAGAAGCTTTGCGCCATAGAAGTGCCTCGCCGTGCGCAGATCATTAGAGTGATGCTTTTAGAGCTAAACCGCATCAGCTCGCACCTTTTATTTTTAGCTACGCACGCCCTTGACGTGGGGGCTATGAGCGTATTTTTATACGCATTTAGAGAGCGCGAATACGTCCTTGATCTCATAGAAAAATACTGCGGCGCAAGGCTAACTCACAGCTCGATAAGGATCGGTGGTGTGCCACTTGATCTGCCTGATGGCTGGTGCGAAGAGTTGCTTAAATTTTGCGAGAAATTTCCAAGCGACATCACGCTTTATGAAGATCTGCTAAGCGAAAATAGAATTTGGCAAGCAAGGCTAATAGACGTGGGCGTAGTTAGCAAAGAGCTAGCTCTTAGTAGCGGCTGCTCTGGCGTCATGCTAAGAGCAAGTGGCATCGCGCGCGACATCAGAAAAGAAGAGCCATATCTCATCTACGACGAGCTAGAATTTGACGTGCCTTACGCCACCAAGGGCGACTGCTACGCGAGATACCTACTTTATATGAAAGAGATGCGAGAATGCGTGAAAATTTTAAAGCAGTGCGTTAGCAAGTATCAGACAAGTAACCCCGCTATCATCGCCGACGCACCAGAGTATGTGAGCGCCTCAAAAGAGCAGATAATGAGCCAAAACTACTCTTTGATGCAGCATTTTGTGCTAATAACTCAAGGACTAAAGCCACCAAAAGGTGAAATTTATTTTGCTAGCGAATCGCCAAAGGGCGAGCTTGGAATTTATATAAACTCAGACGGTAGCGCAAGCCCATATCGCCTAAAAATTCGCACACCAAGCTTTTGGCACTGCGCTATTTATGAAGATTTATTGGTAGGCCAGTACGTTGCTGACGTCGCTACGATAATTGGTAGCACAAATATCATCTTAGGCGAGGTCGATAGATGA
- the nuoI gene encoding NADH-quinone oxidoreductase subunit NuoI, which translates to MSEKKYILIDKKLKPKSAFDKFKHFIAVTFKPDLLIGLKVTIKQMLFSKSHTLKYPMQKMELNARYRGIHKLLKFVESENERCIGCGLCEKICVSNCISMKTSLGEDGRKKVASYSINLSRCVYCGFCADVCPELAIVCGQEYEVASESRIIFGTKDEFLTKDKFLKDQSEFEGYGALPKNADSLIKKTPNAFISENENETKSDE; encoded by the coding sequence ATGAGTGAGAAAAAATATATTTTAATAGATAAAAAGTTAAAGCCAAAGAGCGCGTTTGATAAATTTAAGCACTTCATCGCTGTCACATTTAAGCCTGATCTTTTGATCGGACTAAAAGTCACGATAAAGCAGATGCTCTTTAGCAAGTCGCATACTTTAAAATATCCTATGCAAAAGATGGAGCTAAATGCTAGATATAGAGGTATTCACAAGCTTTTAAAATTTGTTGAAAGTGAAAATGAACGTTGCATTGGATGCGGGCTATGTGAGAAAATTTGCGTTAGCAACTGCATTTCGATGAAGACTTCACTTGGCGAAGATGGGCGCAAAAAGGTCGCAAGCTACTCAATAAATTTAAGTAGATGCGTGTATTGTGGATTTTGCGCTGATGTTTGCCCTGAGCTTGCGATAGTTTGCGGACAAGAGTACGAAGTTGCTAGCGAGAGCAGGATTATATTTGGCACAAAAGATGAATTTTTGACAAAAGATAAATTTTTAAAAGATCAAAGCGAGTTTGAAGGCTATGGCGCACTTCCTAAAAATGCTGACAGCTTAATCAAAAAGACGCCAAATGCATTTATAAGCGAAAATGAAAATGAGACAAAAAGTGATGAGTAG
- the nuoK gene encoding NADH-quinone oxidoreductase subunit NuoK has protein sequence MIGLTHYLILASLVFVIGLVGIMRRRNLIMLFFSSEILLNSANIALAAISKYYFDLTGQIIAFFIVAIAASEVAVGLGLLVLWYKKTGSISLESMTNMKG, from the coding sequence ATGATAGGCCTTACTCACTATCTCATCCTAGCAAGTCTGGTCTTTGTCATAGGGCTAGTTGGCATAATGAGAAGAAGAAATTTGATAATGCTATTTTTCTCAAGTGAAATTTTACTAAACTCAGCAAACATAGCACTCGCTGCCATCTCAAAATACTACTTTGACCTAACTGGGCAGATCATCGCATTTTTTATAGTAGCCATCGCAGCTAGCGAGGTCGCCGTGGGACTAGGGCTACTCGTACTTTGGTATAAAAAGACTGGCAGCATCAGTTTAGAGTCGATGACAAATATGAAAGGCTAA